Proteins encoded in a region of the Gulosibacter sediminis genome:
- the def gene encoding peptide deformylase, whose product MSVLPIRIYGDAVLHTPAETVDEITDEIRELVADMYETMAAAPGVGLAAPQVGVGKRMFVYGWEDEHGTEHRGVAINPRLWQAPLVPESFAELEEDEEEGCLSVPGERFELRRSPAVLLEATDLEGKPYELRAEGWLARILQHEYDHLDGVIYVDRLAVPSHKQAFKIMRKRGWNVPGKSWLPGEEKLEG is encoded by the coding sequence ATGAGCGTCCTTCCCATTCGCATCTACGGAGATGCGGTGCTGCACACCCCTGCCGAGACCGTCGACGAGATCACCGACGAGATACGCGAGCTTGTCGCCGACATGTACGAAACGATGGCTGCCGCGCCCGGCGTCGGGCTCGCCGCCCCGCAGGTGGGCGTCGGTAAGCGGATGTTCGTGTACGGCTGGGAGGACGAGCACGGCACCGAGCACCGCGGTGTCGCAATCAACCCGCGGCTCTGGCAGGCGCCCCTCGTGCCCGAGAGCTTTGCGGAGCTCGAGGAAGACGAGGAGGAGGGCTGCCTCTCGGTGCCCGGCGAGCGCTTCGAGCTGCGCCGCTCCCCCGCGGTGCTGCTCGAGGCGACCGACCTCGAGGGCAAGCCCTACGAGCTGCGTGCCGAAGGCTGGCTCGCCCGTATCCTGCAGCACGAATACGACCACCTCGACGGCGTGATCTACGTCGACCGCCTCGCGGTACCCAGCCACAAGCAGGCCTTCAAGATCATGCGCAAGCGCGGCTGGAACGTGCCCGGCAAGTCGTGGCTGCCCGGCGAAGAGAAGCTCGAAGGCTAG
- a CDS encoding DMT family transporter: MQYLGIPLAILGAVLMSVSAMLQHRGVARADAAGNGDGGEGLGLGSFLRLLKSKTWLSGTLLLGIAVACQLSALLFSPLVLVQPIGVISLVLTAIITAKQSGMPVGRRKALSITLCVTGVGGFVAVASSVAVDKEITEPQLIIVLCILAGLVALLGVLFAFVRRTKWRSLFYVVAGGVMYGFLVTLAKVVLARWQQGDYGWYFLACLAGVIISLLVGGYFVQTAYASSSADLVIAGLTVIDPLVAVTIGIVVLRETEGASLLVNILFVALGALAIVGVLLLQLSQSDDEVSAVRNHALGRGN; the protein is encoded by the coding sequence GTGCAGTACCTGGGCATTCCACTCGCGATCCTCGGCGCCGTGCTCATGTCGGTGAGCGCGATGCTGCAGCATCGCGGCGTGGCGCGAGCGGATGCGGCGGGCAACGGCGATGGCGGCGAGGGGCTCGGCCTCGGCAGCTTCCTGCGGCTGCTCAAGTCGAAGACCTGGCTTTCGGGCACCCTGCTGCTCGGCATCGCGGTCGCGTGTCAGCTCAGCGCACTGCTGTTCTCGCCGCTCGTGCTCGTGCAGCCCATCGGCGTCATTTCGCTCGTGCTCACGGCGATCATCACGGCCAAGCAGAGCGGCATGCCGGTCGGCCGGCGCAAGGCGCTGTCGATCACGCTCTGCGTCACCGGCGTCGGTGGCTTCGTCGCCGTCGCCTCGTCGGTCGCGGTCGACAAGGAGATCACCGAGCCACAGCTCATCATCGTGCTCTGCATCCTCGCCGGGCTCGTCGCGCTGCTCGGCGTGCTCTTCGCGTTCGTGCGCCGCACAAAGTGGCGCAGCCTGTTTTACGTCGTCGCGGGCGGCGTCATGTACGGCTTTCTCGTCACCCTCGCGAAGGTCGTGCTTGCGCGCTGGCAGCAGGGCGACTACGGCTGGTACTTCCTCGCGTGCCTCGCCGGCGTCATTATCTCGCTGCTCGTCGGCGGCTATTTCGTCCAGACGGCGTATGCCTCGAGCTCGGCCGACCTCGTCATCGCGGGCCTCACGGTAATCGACCCGCTCGTGGCGGTGACGATCGGCATCGTCGTGCTCCGCGAAACCGAGGGCGCGAGCCTGCTCGTGAACATCCTGTTCGTCGCGCTGGGTGCCCTCGCGATCGTCGGCGTGCTGTTGCTGCAGCTGTCCCAATCGGATGACGAGGTTTCGGCGGTGCGCAACCACGCGCTCGGCCGTGGCAATTAG